In Alphaproteobacteria bacterium US3C007, one genomic interval encodes:
- a CDS encoding sugar ABC transporter ATP-binding protein, which translates to MSRSEEAYALRMQHVSKRFGGVQALDKVALDVRVGEVHCLAGENGCGKSTLIKIVTGVYQPDDGTQIEVFGQKITTNSPIRARVNGIAVIWQDLALFSHMTVAENIGFDELVGGRPKLADLKSIRSRAHAVMDRLGVSLDLDMPLNALPIAQRQVVAIARALMSNAKLVFMDEPTASLTQSETDALLEIVRNLSAEGVAVVFVSHRLAEVLDIAERVTVVRDGKLVGVYPTKGMSQSRLGELMTGHTLETEIHARDKSDASKMLEVQNLHRNGEFEDVSFSIRQGEVLGMTGLIGAGRTELAHALIGMSRLDEGTIHLDGSPIKPRSIREAIGHGIAYVSEDRLTLGLVQPQSIADNTVTSVLDRILATTGLISGRKKTNLVDSWIEQLAVKIGTPSDAVSTLSGGNQQRVVLAKWLATEPKLLILDSPTVGVDVGARAGIFRIVRELADKGLAILLITDEITEAYFNSDRILHMADGRVQAEYDPRSVSVPDLEEQIYA; encoded by the coding sequence ATGAGCCGATCAGAAGAAGCTTATGCATTGCGAATGCAGCATGTTTCCAAACGCTTTGGAGGCGTCCAAGCCCTGGATAAAGTAGCTCTCGATGTACGAGTTGGCGAAGTCCATTGTTTGGCAGGGGAGAATGGTTGTGGAAAGAGCACCCTGATCAAGATTGTGACGGGTGTTTATCAGCCAGATGACGGAACGCAGATCGAAGTATTCGGTCAAAAGATAACGACAAACAGTCCAATACGCGCGCGCGTCAACGGGATCGCCGTAATTTGGCAAGATCTCGCATTGTTCTCGCACATGACCGTTGCCGAAAACATCGGCTTTGATGAGCTTGTGGGTGGCCGCCCGAAATTGGCTGACCTCAAGAGCATCCGGTCCCGCGCGCACGCTGTTATGGACCGGCTCGGGGTTTCACTCGACCTTGATATGCCTTTGAACGCTTTGCCGATTGCACAACGCCAAGTCGTAGCGATTGCTCGGGCATTGATGAGCAATGCCAAACTCGTTTTCATGGATGAACCAACAGCGTCGCTCACTCAGAGTGAAACCGATGCACTTCTGGAAATTGTCCGTAACCTCTCTGCTGAAGGCGTGGCGGTTGTCTTCGTAAGCCACAGATTGGCGGAAGTTCTAGACATTGCCGAACGTGTAACTGTTGTCCGAGATGGCAAGCTGGTCGGTGTCTATCCGACTAAAGGTATGTCCCAAAGCCGTCTAGGCGAGTTGATGACCGGTCACACGCTGGAGACTGAAATCCACGCACGAGACAAGTCTGACGCCAGCAAAATGTTGGAAGTACAGAACTTGCATCGGAACGGAGAATTTGAAGACGTCTCGTTTTCCATCCGGCAAGGCGAAGTGTTAGGTATGACTGGCTTGATCGGGGCTGGGCGGACGGAGTTGGCTCATGCGCTTATTGGGATGTCGCGGCTCGATGAAGGAACCATTCATCTGGATGGCAGCCCAATAAAACCGCGTTCAATCCGCGAAGCAATTGGCCATGGCATCGCTTATGTTTCAGAAGACCGTTTGACGCTTGGCCTCGTTCAACCTCAGTCAATTGCAGACAACACGGTCACCTCTGTCTTAGACCGTATTCTTGCCACGACAGGCCTTATCTCAGGCCGAAAAAAGACCAACTTGGTCGACAGCTGGATAGAACAACTTGCGGTAAAAATTGGGACGCCAAGCGACGCTGTTTCCACTTTGTCAGGTGGCAATCAACAGCGTGTAGTCCTGGCCAAATGGCTCGCGACAGAACCCAAGCTACTCATTCTCGACAGCCCAACTGTTGGTGTGGATGTCGGGGCGCGTGCGGGGATATTTAGGATTGTGCGCGAACTTGCGGACAAAGGACTGGCGATCCTATTGATCACGGACGAGATCACAGAAGCCTACTTTAACTCTGACCGCATTCTCCACATGGCGGATGGTCGGGTCCAAGCTGAGTATGACCCCCGATCCGTTTCCGTGCCTGATCTGGAGGAGCAAATCTATGCGTAA
- a CDS encoding ABC transporter permease, whose translation MRKALSANIVEIRLFVVLMIMIIGLGLTTDTFLTVANLTSLLNNNSINLIWAVGLLVVLVAGGIDISFAVAASMVQYLAAQIFGVIGGGNWAFGILTAGSLGLGLGLINAALIHGFRIVSIVITIATFNAFFGLLMFFTKGRSIYTLPDWWVDRIFLFEYQSASGVWSELHLSVAIMAVCLIATAILIRRTNIGRQLYAFGDNPEGARRAGVNIALMQAIAFGWCGMMAGIGGLMQVNIAKEVVPNALYGRELDVLAAVVLGGARLGGGRGTVIGCVLGVFFVAITQNGLNLLGVSPFAFQMIIGATILIAISTSNVKIDMSSLLKRPQKKLKRGSNNDAT comes from the coding sequence ATGCGTAAAGCTCTCTCCGCAAATATAGTTGAAATCCGCCTTTTCGTCGTCTTGATGATTATGATCATCGGCCTCGGTCTGACGACAGATACGTTCTTAACCGTCGCGAACCTTACGTCGCTCTTGAACAATAACTCAATCAATCTGATTTGGGCCGTTGGGCTACTGGTCGTTCTCGTAGCGGGCGGCATCGACATCTCATTCGCCGTTGCTGCATCGATGGTTCAGTATCTCGCAGCGCAGATATTTGGCGTCATCGGAGGCGGCAATTGGGCATTCGGTATTCTTACAGCAGGGTCGTTGGGGCTTGGTTTAGGCTTGATCAATGCGGCTTTGATCCACGGGTTTCGCATCGTTTCGATCGTTATCACGATCGCCACATTCAATGCGTTCTTCGGGTTACTGATGTTTTTCACCAAAGGCCGCAGTATCTATACGTTGCCTGACTGGTGGGTCGATAGAATATTCTTGTTTGAGTACCAATCGGCATCGGGCGTTTGGTCTGAACTGCATCTTTCAGTAGCTATTATGGCCGTATGCTTGATTGCGACTGCGATCCTCATCCGCCGCACGAATATTGGCCGCCAACTCTATGCCTTCGGGGATAATCCAGAAGGAGCGCGTCGCGCAGGTGTCAACATTGCGCTCATGCAGGCTATTGCCTTTGGATGGTGTGGCATGATGGCCGGTATTGGTGGCCTGATGCAGGTGAACATAGCAAAGGAGGTGGTTCCAAACGCACTTTACGGCCGGGAACTAGATGTTCTCGCTGCTGTCGTGCTTGGCGGCGCACGACTTGGTGGTGGTCGAGGAACCGTCATTGGATGTGTCTTAGGTGTGTTCTTTGTTGCCATCACTCAGAACGGCCTCAATCTGCTTGGGGTCTCACCTTTTGCATTCCAAATGATTATCGGTGCGACGATCTTGATCGCCATCTCAACGTCGAACGTGAAGATCGACATGTCCTCTCTCTTGAAGCGACCCCAAAAAAAACTGAAAAGAGGGTCGAACAATGACGCTACTTAA
- a CDS encoding ABC transporter permease: MTLLKRAQTAIGTENLFLLGGLAVVIIGFSSSTPLFLTGSNFGSMAFQLPVLGLLTLAMMVPILSGGLNLAIIFQANIAGLALASVLIKFGGAEAGYGAFALGVLAALIVGALSGFLMGLVVAYLGAHPILASLAMMIFLRGLGEFLTKGGDISGFPPFMETMGHGSILGVPIPLLIFLGVALLWHIILSHSKHGFSVYMIGSNIEASEYSGINTRRTLMMIYTLSGVVCAIAGILMAARFNSVRVGHGEALLLVTVLACFLGGLDPFGGFGRVAPVVLALCTLQALSSGLNLIGANQHLATAVWGLFLIGVMALRWAAARLYLTNNRRN, from the coding sequence ATGACGCTACTTAAACGTGCTCAAACCGCAATAGGGACCGAGAACTTGTTTCTTCTTGGAGGCCTCGCGGTAGTCATTATCGGCTTCTCGTCGTCCACGCCACTCTTTTTGACAGGCTCAAACTTTGGGTCAATGGCCTTCCAGCTGCCGGTTCTAGGACTTCTGACTTTGGCGATGATGGTGCCCATTCTATCAGGAGGATTGAACCTCGCCATTATCTTCCAAGCCAATATTGCGGGTCTGGCGCTGGCGTCTGTTCTCATCAAGTTTGGTGGTGCCGAGGCAGGTTATGGGGCTTTCGCACTTGGTGTTTTGGCAGCCCTTATCGTTGGTGCGTTGTCTGGCTTCTTGATGGGGCTAGTCGTTGCTTATTTGGGAGCCCATCCTATTTTGGCATCGCTTGCGATGATGATATTTCTTCGTGGGTTGGGAGAGTTTCTTACGAAGGGGGGCGACATCTCGGGGTTCCCACCGTTCATGGAAACTATGGGTCACGGATCTATCCTCGGCGTACCAATCCCGTTGCTGATTTTCTTGGGCGTTGCGCTTTTATGGCACATCATTTTAAGCCACTCAAAGCATGGTTTCTCTGTCTACATGATCGGCTCAAACATCGAGGCATCAGAGTATTCCGGCATCAACACACGCCGCACATTAATGATGATCTACACACTTTCGGGCGTCGTCTGCGCAATCGCAGGCATCTTGATGGCCGCACGCTTCAACTCGGTCCGGGTTGGGCACGGCGAAGCGCTTCTTCTGGTGACTGTCTTGGCCTGCTTCCTTGGAGGCCTCGATCCCTTCGGCGGCTTCGGACGTGTTGCCCCGGTCGTTCTCGCTCTTTGCACCCTACAAGCTCTTTCGTCTGGTTTGAACCTAATCGGTGCAAACCAACACTTGGCCACAGCCGTCTGGGGTCTGTTTTTAATCGGCGTCATGGCCCTTCGCTGGGCTGCAGCACGTCTCTACCTAACCAATAACAGGAGGAATTAA
- a CDS encoding sugar phosphate isomerase/epimerase: MEGFGVHTSMWTMKWDREGTERAVQAAVDYKMDFLEIALLDAPSVDAAHTRKLLEDNDMRAVCSLGLPEAVWPSRDPESAIAFMKGVFDKANEMGAEAVSGVTYGGIGERTDMPPTEAELSNVARALEACASYAKSLGLRFGIEPVNRYETHLLNTGWQARDMIERIGSDNIFIHLDTYHMNIEEKGAASGILDAREHLKYIHLSESDRGTPGEGCCDWDEIFATLAAINFTGGLAMESFINMPPELAHGLSVWRPVAPDFQAVMDKGLPFLRNKAAQYRLV; encoded by the coding sequence TTGGAGGGATTTGGTGTTCATACCAGCATGTGGACCATGAAATGGGACCGCGAAGGTACCGAGCGAGCGGTGCAAGCTGCTGTCGACTACAAAATGGATTTTCTGGAAATCGCACTGCTCGATGCGCCGTCAGTAGACGCAGCGCACACGCGAAAGCTTCTAGAAGACAATGATATGAGGGCGGTCTGTTCGCTCGGATTGCCGGAGGCCGTTTGGCCATCGAGAGATCCCGAAAGCGCAATCGCATTCATGAAAGGGGTCTTCGACAAAGCCAACGAAATGGGCGCAGAGGCTGTCTCTGGCGTGACCTATGGCGGGATCGGGGAACGCACTGACATGCCTCCGACTGAAGCCGAACTATCAAACGTAGCGCGCGCTCTGGAAGCCTGTGCCAGCTACGCAAAATCACTGGGCCTCCGGTTCGGCATTGAGCCTGTCAACAGGTACGAAACGCATCTCCTCAATACCGGTTGGCAAGCCCGTGACATGATCGAGCGTATCGGATCAGACAACATCTTTATTCATCTCGATACATACCACATGAACATCGAGGAAAAGGGCGCTGCTAGCGGCATTCTCGATGCACGTGAGCATCTCAAATACATACACCTCTCCGAAAGTGATCGTGGGACACCCGGTGAGGGCTGTTGCGATTGGGACGAGATTTTTGCCACATTGGCTGCAATTAATTTCACAGGTGGTCTGGCGATGGAAAGCTTCATCAATATGCCGCCGGAACTTGCGCATGGATTGTCCGTATGGCGACCCGTCGCTCCCGACTTCCAGGCCGTGATGGACAAAGGATTGCCCTTCTTGCGTAACAAAGCCGCGCAGTATCGCCTTGTCTAA
- a CDS encoding class II D-tagatose-bisphosphate aldolase, non-catalytic subunit, whose translation MSLIHDLIARNRAGEPVGLPCFCTANEHVLRSVLAYAAETGLPTVIEATSNQVNQNGGYTGMTPKDFMTWLEGMAAEAGVPMDQLILGGDHLGPNPWNSEPLEQAMEKAREMVKLYVEAGFTKIHLDASMACGGEPNPSFAQIADRAADLCAVAEAHAPDPTKLIYIIGTEVPIPGGEIEEPDALDVTSVDRFVDTIRTHREAWTARGLDAAWGRIVSVVTQPGVDFGHTSIYPFEPEKAQPLANAILFEAGLTYEAHSTDYQTTKSLADLVHSHFFFLKVGPELTFRFREAVWALAQIEEELEVQNPSNIRSVMHDQMATHPGNWQNYYSGTEDELRIQRIYSYSDRIRYYWANDTVSAALSILIDNLKSKPIPETIVSQEFTGLEFGDMPNDPNDLIQQQVQRCIRRYFKASGH comes from the coding sequence ATGAGCCTTATTCACGACCTTATCGCCCGCAACCGCGCTGGCGAGCCCGTAGGCTTGCCTTGTTTTTGCACTGCAAACGAACATGTCCTGCGTTCCGTTCTCGCTTATGCCGCCGAGACAGGGCTGCCAACGGTGATCGAGGCCACGAGCAATCAGGTTAACCAAAACGGCGGCTACACCGGCATGACGCCAAAAGACTTTATGACTTGGCTCGAGGGCATGGCTGCAGAGGCAGGTGTGCCAATGGATCAATTGATCCTTGGTGGCGATCACCTTGGCCCGAACCCTTGGAATTCTGAGCCGCTTGAACAAGCGATGGAAAAAGCCCGCGAAATGGTGAAGTTATATGTTGAGGCAGGGTTCACCAAGATCCACCTCGACGCAAGTATGGCCTGCGGTGGCGAGCCGAACCCTAGTTTCGCACAAATCGCCGATCGCGCCGCTGATCTGTGCGCTGTGGCCGAGGCGCATGCGCCTGATCCTACTAAGCTGATCTACATCATCGGCACCGAAGTTCCGATACCGGGCGGCGAAATTGAAGAACCCGACGCGCTGGATGTTACCTCGGTTGACCGGTTTGTCGACACTATCCGCACGCACCGAGAGGCATGGACGGCCCGCGGTCTTGACGCCGCCTGGGGCCGCATCGTGTCAGTTGTCACGCAACCTGGCGTAGATTTTGGCCACACCTCGATCTACCCTTTCGAGCCAGAGAAAGCCCAGCCTTTGGCCAACGCGATCCTATTTGAAGCCGGCCTGACCTATGAGGCCCATTCCACGGATTATCAAACGACAAAAAGCCTAGCTGATCTGGTCCACAGCCACTTCTTTTTCCTCAAAGTAGGTCCTGAACTGACCTTCCGTTTCCGCGAAGCTGTTTGGGCCTTGGCGCAGATTGAGGAAGAGCTTGAGGTCCAGAACCCGTCTAATATCCGCTCTGTCATGCACGATCAAATGGCGACCCATCCGGGCAATTGGCAGAACTATTACAGCGGAACCGAGGACGAACTTCGCATCCAAAGGATTTACAGCTATAGTGACCGTATCCGCTATTACTGGGCGAATGACACGGTTTCTGCGGCCCTGAGCATTCTCATCGACAATCTGAAATCCAAACCAATCCCCGAGACCATCGTTTCACAAGAGTTTACAGGCCTCGAATTTGGCGACATGCCGAACGATCCGAACGACTTGATCCAACAACAGGTACAACGCTGTATCCGGCGGTATTTCAAGGCATCTGGGCACTGA
- a CDS encoding sugar kinase, giving the protein MSRKKTIATVGEMLVEFVSHDRNCALEKISDYSGPYPSGAPAIFLDQVARMGAPTEMIGGVGDDGFGLSVLNRLKEDGVGTDGVTVSPNLSTGVAFVSYYDSGDRDFIFHLAGTAADAFDVPLSLLDPKNTFLHVSASSLGAASMRDKIMEVVRSVSDGGGLISCDPNARTELMIDPATREAMHDVMERSYCLLPSTSDLEFLYPDLSEDAAIDKLLNAKAEIVTIKRGAAGATVVGYGERHDFPGHTVEEIDPTGAGDCFCGTFVSLLAQGASLFEAGQRANVAGAIAVTRRGPMEGNSTLSEITTFLSNMTSKELSA; this is encoded by the coding sequence ATGTCTAGGAAAAAAACAATTGCGACCGTTGGGGAAATGCTTGTCGAATTTGTATCTCACGACCGCAATTGCGCTCTCGAGAAAATTTCGGACTATTCCGGCCCATATCCCAGCGGTGCCCCGGCCATCTTTCTAGATCAAGTCGCTCGAATGGGAGCACCAACCGAAATGATCGGTGGCGTTGGCGATGATGGGTTTGGACTCTCAGTGTTAAACCGACTCAAAGAGGATGGCGTCGGCACGGACGGCGTAACAGTCTCTCCAAATCTCAGCACTGGCGTCGCATTCGTGTCCTACTATGACAGTGGCGACCGCGACTTCATCTTCCACCTTGCCGGAACGGCGGCGGACGCATTCGACGTGCCGCTATCCCTTCTAGATCCAAAAAACACCTTTCTGCATGTCTCGGCCTCATCGCTTGGTGCTGCATCGATGCGGGACAAAATCATGGAAGTGGTGCGCAGTGTTTCAGATGGAGGGGGTCTGATTTCTTGCGATCCGAACGCCCGCACCGAACTTATGATAGATCCTGCTACGCGAGAGGCGATGCACGACGTCATGGAGCGAAGCTATTGCCTACTACCCTCCACTAGCGATCTTGAATTCCTGTACCCCGACCTTTCTGAGGATGCTGCCATCGATAAGCTCCTAAACGCCAAGGCCGAGATCGTTACGATCAAACGCGGTGCGGCTGGTGCAACAGTTGTTGGCTATGGCGAGCGACATGATTTCCCAGGCCATACGGTTGAAGAGATTGACCCAACAGGTGCTGGCGATTGTTTCTGTGGCACCTTTGTCTCGCTTTTGGCGCAAGGTGCTTCGTTGTTTGAGGCTGGTCAGCGCGCCAATGTGGCGGGCGCTATCGCCGTCACGCGCCGAGGCCCAATGGAGGGCAATTCCACGCTTTCTGAGATTACGACATTCCTTTCCAACATGACGTCCAAGGAGCTCTCTGCATGA
- a CDS encoding LacI family DNA-binding transcriptional regulator, with translation MTKVKQKISTMKELSEIIGISRPTLSRYFQDPDSVRASTSDKIKARLEGVDYVYNFIATRQNRKSSGLIGVIVPHYNDLFFTSLLEAIESAARAEGYTVITQGSDGNAEGEIQAVARLRSMSADGAIIAPLGLDSSNETFRSARADFPIVFVDSRPEEDVPGTDFVGTDNKQSIAVIVEYLDRTGTSPIFLGMPKLNNNALEREAAYIESAHRLGFEPKFVETRGAAESWQFEAFGLDVMDAHFSHGRHMSDTILCANDRIAIGAIRAANKHGLFARSTDGHSGLRIAGHDDHPLSQYMFPAVTTVGQDIDGIGNTSVKVLVERILGEHDAEKSTSFEESSLKVRESA, from the coding sequence ATGACTAAAGTTAAGCAGAAAATTTCGACTATGAAAGAGCTGTCTGAGATCATCGGTATTTCACGCCCAACCTTGTCGCGCTATTTTCAAGACCCTGACAGTGTGCGCGCTTCTACTTCCGACAAAATCAAAGCGCGTCTTGAAGGGGTGGACTACGTCTATAACTTTATTGCCACGCGGCAAAACAGAAAGTCGTCTGGTCTAATCGGCGTCATTGTTCCGCATTACAACGACCTGTTTTTTACCAGTCTTTTGGAAGCTATTGAGAGTGCCGCGCGTGCCGAGGGCTACACTGTTATCACCCAAGGCTCAGACGGGAATGCGGAGGGTGAAATTCAGGCTGTGGCGCGCTTGCGATCCATGAGTGCGGATGGCGCCATTATCGCGCCATTAGGGTTAGATAGTTCGAATGAAACTTTCCGGTCTGCACGCGCTGATTTCCCGATTGTATTTGTAGACTCTCGACCTGAAGAGGATGTTCCTGGAACAGATTTCGTCGGCACTGATAACAAACAAAGTATTGCTGTCATTGTAGAGTATCTTGATCGAACAGGAACTTCTCCGATTTTTCTAGGCATGCCGAAATTGAACAACAACGCGCTTGAACGTGAAGCGGCCTATATTGAATCGGCCCATAGATTGGGATTTGAACCTAAGTTTGTCGAGACACGTGGCGCGGCAGAATCTTGGCAATTTGAGGCGTTTGGGCTTGATGTTATGGATGCCCATTTCAGCCACGGGCGACATATGTCTGACACTATTCTTTGCGCCAATGATCGTATTGCTATTGGGGCTATAAGAGCGGCCAACAAGCATGGTCTTTTCGCGCGCTCAACTGATGGTCATAGCGGACTGAGAATTGCCGGACATGATGACCATCCTTTGAGTCAATATATGTTCCCGGCGGTAACAACTGTGGGTCAAGATATCGACGGGATTGGCAACACAAGCGTAAAGGTTTTGGTGGAGCGCATTCTAGGCGAGCATGACGCAGAAAAATCGACAAGCTTTGAGGAGTCGTCCCTGAAAGTTCGCGAATCGGCATAG
- a CDS encoding sugar ABC transporter substrate-binding protein produces the protein MSIKRTLLNTAVGFSLAATIASTATAEEITIATVNNADMITMQELAPKWEEATGNTINWVVLEENVLRQRTTQDIATNGGSFDIMFIGAYETPIWGANGWLTPLNDFADDADYDLEDVFQLVRNGLSADGNLYALPLYSETSFTFYRTDVFEAAGIEMPQEQITYTEFAELAAAVHDPDNGMYGTCQRGKAGWGENMAFVGTLANAYGARWFDENWVPQLDSPEWNAAVTYYVDLMLNSGPPGASANGHNENRALFKDGKCATWVDATSAAGDVRNPATSSVADKTEFVKAPMQATAKGTGWFWSWALAIPASSTKVDAAKSFLKWGTSKEYFEMVGESKGWVAVPSGTRQSVEEDARRIQAAPFAPAVVDAILSVDPADATLLPTPYTGVQFVAIPEFQGIGNYVGQQVAAALAGQSSVEEALANSQAFALREMTKAGYIK, from the coding sequence ATGTCTATCAAACGCACATTGCTGAACACAGCAGTCGGCTTTAGCCTCGCGGCGACGATCGCATCCACGGCTACAGCAGAAGAAATCACAATCGCGACCGTTAACAACGCGGACATGATCACCATGCAAGAGCTTGCTCCGAAGTGGGAAGAAGCAACTGGCAACACAATCAACTGGGTTGTTTTGGAAGAAAACGTTCTGCGCCAGCGTACAACGCAAGACATTGCGACGAACGGCGGTTCTTTCGACATCATGTTCATTGGTGCTTATGAAACACCGATCTGGGGCGCTAACGGTTGGTTGACACCATTGAACGATTTTGCGGACGACGCGGATTATGATCTAGAAGACGTGTTTCAACTGGTTCGCAACGGTTTGTCTGCAGACGGCAATCTCTACGCCCTGCCGCTGTATTCCGAAACATCGTTCACTTTCTACCGCACAGACGTCTTCGAGGCGGCTGGCATAGAGATGCCACAAGAGCAAATCACATATACTGAGTTCGCGGAATTGGCTGCTGCCGTTCACGATCCAGACAACGGAATGTATGGTACCTGTCAGCGCGGTAAAGCCGGCTGGGGTGAGAACATGGCGTTCGTTGGTACCCTTGCAAACGCTTACGGCGCACGCTGGTTCGACGAAAACTGGGTACCACAGCTGGACAGCCCAGAGTGGAACGCTGCCGTCACTTACTACGTTGATCTGATGCTTAACTCGGGCCCTCCCGGTGCATCTGCAAACGGTCACAACGAAAACCGTGCTTTGTTCAAAGACGGCAAATGCGCAACTTGGGTTGACGCGACATCCGCTGCTGGCGACGTTCGTAACCCAGCGACATCTTCCGTTGCTGACAAAACAGAATTCGTAAAAGCGCCAATGCAGGCAACTGCAAAAGGTACTGGCTGGTTCTGGTCTTGGGCTCTTGCGATCCCAGCAAGCTCAACAAAAGTCGACGCTGCGAAAAGCTTCCTGAAGTGGGGCACATCGAAAGAGTATTTCGAAATGGTTGGCGAATCCAAAGGTTGGGTTGCTGTCCCTTCGGGTACACGTCAGTCGGTTGAAGAAGATGCGCGTCGCATCCAAGCCGCACCTTTCGCGCCAGCTGTAGTGGACGCTATCTTGTCTGTTGACCCAGCAGACGCAACACTTCTGCCAACGCCTTACACCGGCGTTCAGTTCGTAGCGATCCCTGAGTTCCAGGGCATTGGTAACTACGTTGGTCAGCAAGTCGCAGCGGCTCTAGCTGGTCAGTCTTCTGTTGAAGAAGCATTGGCCAACAGCCAAGCATTCGCACTGCGCGAAATGACAAAGGCAGGTTACATCAAGTAA
- a CDS encoding sugar ABC transporter permease, with amino-acid sequence MATKASRSAARLMISPAVLLLLGWMLVPLCMTIYFSFLYYNLLQPGSGAWAGWDNYYWFITDPSFTDAIKNTLVLVSGVLLITTIGGLCAALLLDRPMFGTGLIRIMVIAPFFVMPTVSALVWKNMFMNPVNGIFGRIVTGLGFPPIDFFGQYPLTSITFIVSWMWLPFATLILLTALQSLDQEQLEASEMDGANWWNRFFFIMLPHLARAITVVILIQTIFLLSIFAEILVTTNGGPGTATTNLTYLIYVSSLLQFDVGMGSAGGVIAIILANIVAIFLMRMIGKNLDA; translated from the coding sequence ATGGCCACAAAAGCATCTCGTTCAGCTGCTCGTCTAATGATCTCGCCTGCGGTGCTGCTTCTCCTTGGCTGGATGTTGGTGCCTCTATGCATGACGATCTATTTCTCGTTTCTCTACTACAATCTGCTTCAACCTGGTTCTGGCGCTTGGGCTGGTTGGGATAACTATTATTGGTTCATCACCGACCCCAGCTTTACCGATGCCATCAAGAACACTCTTGTGTTGGTTAGTGGTGTCCTTCTGATTACAACCATCGGCGGCCTGTGTGCCGCGTTGCTGCTGGACAGGCCTATGTTTGGCACCGGCCTGATTCGTATCATGGTCATCGCGCCTTTCTTTGTGATGCCAACTGTGTCTGCGCTGGTGTGGAAAAACATGTTCATGAATCCGGTCAACGGAATCTTTGGGCGTATCGTGACGGGCCTTGGTTTCCCCCCAATCGATTTCTTTGGACAATACCCGCTCACCTCAATCACGTTTATCGTTTCGTGGATGTGGCTGCCCTTTGCGACGCTTATCCTTTTGACTGCTCTGCAATCGCTGGACCAAGAGCAGCTGGAAGCTTCCGAGATGGACGGGGCGAACTGGTGGAACCGCTTTTTCTTTATCATGCTGCCGCATCTGGCGCGCGCGATTACGGTTGTGATCTTGATCCAAACCATCTTCTTGCTGTCGATTTTTGCAGAAATTCTGGTGACCACAAACGGTGGCCCTGGGACAGCCACGACTAATTTGACTTACCTGATCTACGTCTCTTCGTTGTTGCAGTTTGATGTCGGCATGGGCAGCGCGGGAGGTGTAATCGCCATTATCCTAGCCAACATCGTTGCGATCTTCCTGATGCGGATGATCGGCAAGAACCTGGATGCTTGA
- a CDS encoding carbohydrate ABC transporter permease: MARAVSNKTKTINTAIAGTIGFLMFFPILWIVVLALKTEENAIRAPLEVLFSSDWTMESFSTVQARSDYFKHFSNSVIISLGSTFLGLLIAIPAAWSMAFVPSKHTKNVLMWMLSTKMLPPVGVLVPIYLLFRDFNLLDTRVGLTIVLMLINLPIIIWMLYTYFKEIPGEILEAARMDGATLREEVLYVLTPMAIPGMASTILLNIILAWNEAFWTLNLTAAKAAPLTAFITSYSSPEGLFYAKLSAASVMAIAPILIMGWFSQKQLVRGLTFGAVK; this comes from the coding sequence ATGGCACGCGCAGTCTCAAACAAGACTAAGACAATCAACACAGCCATCGCAGGCACAATTGGATTCTTAATGTTCTTCCCAATCCTTTGGATTGTCGTCCTCGCGCTCAAAACAGAAGAAAACGCAATTCGTGCACCCTTGGAGGTTTTGTTCAGCTCTGACTGGACGATGGAAAGCTTTAGCACGGTTCAGGCGCGGTCTGATTACTTCAAGCACTTCTCAAATTCGGTCATCATCTCACTAGGTTCAACGTTTCTCGGGCTCTTGATCGCGATTCCGGCTGCATGGTCTATGGCCTTTGTGCCGTCCAAGCACACCAAGAACGTGCTGATGTGGATGCTGTCTACAAAGATGCTGCCGCCGGTGGGCGTGTTGGTTCCGATCTATTTGCTGTTTCGCGACTTTAACCTGCTCGATACGCGCGTTGGTTTGACCATTGTTTTGATGCTAATCAACCTGCCGATTATCATCTGGATGCTCTACACATATTTTAAAGAAATTCCCGGTGAAATTTTGGAAGCTGCCCGTATGGATGGTGCGACTTTGCGCGAAGAGGTTCTTTACGTTCTGACGCCAATGGCTATTCCAGGCATGGCTTCGACCATATTGTTGAACATTATTCTGGCTTGGAACGAAGCGTTTTGGACGCTCAACTTGACAGCTGCAAAGGCTGCTCCACTAACGGCATTTATTACCAGCTATTCAAGCCCCGAAGGCCTATTCTACGCCAAGCTGAGCGCCGCGTCGGTTATGGCCATCGCGCCGATCCTCATCATGGGTTGGTTCAGCCAGAAACAACTTGTCCGGGGCCTGACCTTCGGTGCTGTTAAGTAA